The following nucleotide sequence is from Gammaproteobacteria bacterium.
CATGATCCGAATAATACTCATCCAGAAGGCTGGATCATTTATCAAGGTAAAAAGTACGAATAAGCCTAGTAGGCCGCTGTGCTACTTTTCGCTACATAATTTGCGTAGCGTTTTAAGACCTTTTTTACGTAACCTTTAGTCTCTGCATAGGGCGGGATGCCGCCGTACTTTTCTACTGCATTAGGGCCAGCATTATATGCTGCGAGCGCTAATTCCGTATTGTCATTAAATCGCGTAAGCATTTGGCTGAAATATTTTATCCCGCCGCGGATATTTTGATTGGCATTGAAAGAATCCTTTACGCCTAGTTCTTTCGCCGTAGCAGGCATCAGTTGCATGAGTCCTCGAGCGCCAACAGAAGAGATTGCTTTACGGTCAAAGCATGATTCGGTTGCAATAATTGCTTTAACCAACTTTGGATCAACCTCGTATGCGATGGAATAGGCTTCAATGGTATCTGTATAACTGCTGGCACGTTTCTCTAATTTTGTTGGAGTCATCTTTCTACACGACACGACGGCAGTGGGTCTGCCTATAGTGGCCATAAGGGTGTATTTTTCCTGTGGCATTTTTCGATCTGTTATCCAACTGGTGCCATCGTCCTCTTTATATACATAAAATTCAGCTTGAATTTGCAACGGCAGGCAAATGAGTAACATGCCTAGGTATATTGGACAATTAGCTAAAAAGCTGCTGATGTATTTGTGATTCATATATGGGAAGAGAGGTTAAGGTATGATTGTATCTAATTATTATTTTATAAATATCCTTTCCATGCTATGAATATTACCATTTATCTCGTTAAGTTCTATTTTTCTAAGGGTAAATTTCGAAACAAATGCATTCTGTGGGTATTGTCTCTTTATTAAATGGCACAAATTTTAGTTAACCCCAAGAATTGCGAAACGGTCTCTGAGCCATTGCGTGAGAAAAGTATTCGTAGGCATCTAAGTGCCCAGGATAGAGATGATATAAAATCTATACATGTCTTTCCAAATATTTCGTCTACAAATGATTATTTGCTAGAGAATGCACTAGATTGCAAGCAAGTTAGTGTGTGTGTGGCTGAGCAACAAACGCAAGGTCGAGGGCGATATGGGCATCAGTGGGTGTCTCCTGCAGCAGTAAATCTATACTTATCTATGTCATGGCCTTTGCAGGTTTGGAGGCAAGAATATGAAACGCTTAGCCTATGGTTGTTGATTGCTATTGCTGAGTTATTGGAAAAACACGGATGCAAGCATATTCAACTAAAATGGCCTAATGATGTTTGCGTGGAAGGCAATAAACTAGCTGGGATTTTGATTGAAAGAAAAGTTAATCAAACGAGAAATAATTTAATTATTGGTGTGGGTTTAAATGTTGCCATGTCCTTAAATGATAATGTGGAGATTGAAACCCCCTGGGTTGACTTAATATCTATTAAACCTGATTGGCAGTTATCAAGAAATGAGCTTGCAGCAGAGCTAATATCTTCATTTTTGAAAACCTTGGCAAAGCTCGAAGAAAACCAATTGTGTGATTTAAATAATAAGTGGCGACAATACGATATGTTGATGAATAAAAAAATCGAGTTTCTTCATAAAGAAAAAATTAATATAGGATGTGTAAAAGGAATAAACAATCTGGGTCAGATTGTTCTAGATATTAATGGTAAGTTTGAGCATATGCATAGCACATATATAAGTGAAATCAAGCCAATTGGAAACTCATAGTGAAATTATTATTAGATTTAGGTAATAGTCGTTGTAAATTTGCCATTGTTGAAAATGGCAGACTGGAACAAAACGACACACATAACTATGGGCCATTTGGAAAACTCTATAGTGTTAAGTCTTTATGTGATCAATATAGTGATGCTAGTGAAGTCATTATTAGCTCGGTGCTTAGTGCAGAAATGAATTCGCAAATTAAAGACACCCTATTAAATGATAGTGTGAAGAATATTTATTTTCTAGATCCTACAGAAAATAGCTTTGGTATAAGCCTTGCGTATGCAGATGCAAGTACATTGGGTGTGGATCGTGTTGCAGCGTTGATTGCCGTAAATGAAAAGTATTCTGGAAATAACTGTATTGTAGATTGTGGCACAGCGGTAACGATTGATGCTTTAGATGCTAAAGGGGTTCATCAAGGTGGGGTGATATTGCCAGGCATAGAAAGTATGAGAAAGACACTGATGGAAAATACTAAAATAGAAATTACTAACACGGAAGAGGCGGAATTTAATGTGTTTTCCAAGACTACGGGGAGTGCAATTCGCGCTGGTTGTATAAGTGCTGTTGTCGGTGGTATTGAGTATGTTGTAAATAGAATGGTGTCAGATTACGATGGTTTTGATCAGGTTGTGTTGACGGGTGGTGATGCTGAATTTATAGAGTCATATCTTTCTCTGCCTGTGAAATTTGATGAATCACTCGTGCTGGATGGCCTGAAAGTTGTATCACAAAATATTTAAATATATATAAATAAGCTATGGCTATGTGAAATAAGTATGCGCTCTTTATTTATACTGTTATTGGTTATCAATTTAAGCTATCTGGTGTGGGGAGTTGCTTTTTCAGAAAAAAATAATACCCCTGTTATTGTGCAACAACCTCAAGGTATGCAAACACTTATTTTGTTAAGTGAGCGACCAGACGAAACAGTTGCAAGTGTAAACATACAGTCGTTAGAAGAAGCGCCAAAAATATCTAAACCAAATGCAAAGGTGGGTAAAAAGTTATCTCCATCAATAACATCGGCAAAAACATGTTATTCGCTGGGTCCTATTTTAGATGAGAAGAACAGTATAAAGTTAGAACAAAAATTAAAGCAAAATGGGTTTGAGCCAAAACATAAATCGATTACAGATAAAGAGCCTAAATCTTATTGGGTGTATTTTCCTGCAGAAAAAACTTTGCAAGATGCGAAAGCAGTGGAAAACCAATTAAAAATTGCCAATGCGGATGACTATTTTATAATTCGCAAAGGCAAATATACCAATGCGATCTCTTTAGGGCTTTACAACGGTTATAGTCGCGCAAAGATACGAGTAGGCAGGCTAAAAAAGCTCGGGTTCAGTCCAAAAATTCAAACACGTTATAAAGAAGTGACTAGACATTGGCTAGATTTTCAAGAAACCGATCAGAAACGTCTGAAAACCAGTATTTGGGAAAAAGTACAAAAAGATGATAACCCATTACAAAAATTAGCTAGACCGTGTGCTGTTTCAGCTCCTAAGAAAACTAGCTCGTCGTCAAAGTAGTTGAAAAATTGGCTGCCCAAAAGGCAGTGTGAGACTGCAGGTCGCTAATTTTAAATTGATCATCGATTAATCTAGATATATTACTTTTTTTCACTTTGCCTGATGTAGGTAAAGGCATTAAACTCCTTGGCTTGTGTGCTGGCGTAGCTCAGTTGGTAGAGCAGCTGATTTGTAATCAGCAGGTCGGTGGTTCGAATCCTCTCGCCAGCTCCATATTAAAAAAGCCCTCTTTATGAGGGCTTTTTTAATATGGAAGTGTCAACTAAATGATGTTCATATTAGTGGTGTTGTCTTCTGCTTTATTTTTAGGTCATCTGGTTTCAGAAAGTTAACCTATATATCTTGTTTGGTTAGGTTTGTGTGTGAAGTGTTGATAGCCAGTGCTACAATTTTCTATGGAAGTTCTAAATACAACGGCTGAAATGAATCGTATATTAGTGTACAGGTCGGAGAGAAATATCAATCCTATTGTTTTGTATACAGATGCGTTTTACTGTCTTTTTAGTATTTATGCGTATAAATAATCTATTCTTTTTAAAAAAACTATGAGTATTCAGAAATTTCTACGAATAAGTTTGGTATTTCTTATTTTATTTGTAGTCCAAGGCGCGGTTAATTCGAGTTCTGATAATACAGAGAATGGCGTTGCTATATATTTAACTAAAGACATGGAGAAGCTTTCAAAAGTAACAAATCGTTATTGGAAAAAATTAAATTTCAAGTCTGAGACTTTGTCTGACTGTTTATTATTTTCAGTAAATTTAAGCACGTGTGTCGAAAACAGATTGCGTAAGGTAGTAGAAAGATTGGGTCCACAAGACAATATAATTTTAATAACAGATTTAAAGTCTGAAGCATTATTAGAAATTTTTGGTAATAAAAATGTTAGTAAGCAATTATCGCTGTTAATTTCATTTAGACCAGGGGAGTTAGATGTAAATAAGCTTGATGTACATAATCTGCATCCACCACTAGTTATTCTGGTTGGGGCAACGGATGATCGCGAAGTAATTATAGGCTCTAATAAGACTGCATTTAAATTGAGAGAGAAAGGCCTGTCAGTATGGTCAACATGGTTGACTCCTTACCCACGAAATACTAACGGCAATATTTCTATTTCAAGCCCACAGTTAACCGTAATATCTTCAAATGTTTTGGGTATAGGTGTAGATAATAATTATCAACAATTCTTAAGTGCTGAGAGAAAGTGGCAGGACCCACTTGTATCTAATGAAGAGTTTTACTCAAATTTAAATTATATTCATAAGAAACCTATTAATGAGGAGTTGTGGAATATATTGGTGAATTTTTTTTCACAAACACCTTATTACCTAAATCAATTTCCTCTTGAATCGTATTCTGCATTCGATGTTTTAAAATTCTTGAGTTATGAGCATTCTAAAGATGGCGATATGTATTTAACATTCAAGAATAAAAAAGGAAGATATTTCGTTATTGATCTAAGTGTTTATGCTAAATATAAACCAGCGATTGTTGTTGGTTTAGATCATGTGTCAAATTTGTATTCGCTTACAAGATTTTATAGAACTAAAAAATCTTATTCATGGGTTCCTGAAGATGCACCTAGGCACCAATTTGTAGAGTCCTTGGGGCCTTTTTTGTTTTTCGAGAAACCGCTTCCTGCAAATCTTAAACTGCCCTTATCACAATATGGGCAAATTATGCTTGAGACAATTGAAGTTACAAAAAACAATCCTCTAGATAGCTTTGATGACTTGGATTCAGATTTAAGTAATGTGTTGCTGGGGAATTGCATAAGTTGTCATGAAGTTTTTGGTATAGGAGGGAGGGCACATCACATTGTTGCATTAACAGGTGAAGTTGCTCCAGGATTTGGGTTACCGCTAGATTCATATGAAAATAAAGTTATGAAAAATTTTCTATATAATCAGGATGCTGTTGCAGCAGAAATTGGTGTTATTCCGAATCCAGTTTCTGGGTCTGTTGCAAAAAAAATACTGGATTACTTGTATTAGTAAGTAAATATAATAATTATATTTTTAGCTGATGTTTGGGGGATGTTCTTGCGACTATATTTTAGAAAATCTTATTTTTTATTATAAGCGCTTAATTTAAAATGTTACTAATTAAATTAAAAATTACAATTCTAATTTTAAGTGCATATATAGTGCTTAATGGTTGTGTTATTTCTAACGTAACCAAAGATACTGAGGATCCTGAACTTAAACTTCGCGCTCCATTGGATGGCATCTGGATTGGAGAATTCGATATCCGCGGGAAAGGACCATACGATTTCACTGCTGTTCATTTGCAAGATAAAGCCTACGCATTCAGTCTGAATGCAAAAGCGATGTGCGTGGGAACGCTAGAGTTTGATGGCAAACATGTCCTGAACAAGTATGTATTATTTGCGTTAGATGGTGGTCCGTTTGATTGGGCGAACCTTACAGGAACGTTCGAGGATGATGGGGAAAATCCAAAAACAATTTCTACTTATTTTAAAACGCTTAGTGGCGGTGATACTGGTGCACTTAAAGTTGCATATAGCGAACTTTATGATAAGTCATCTTCATTGGAATATTTAAAAGGCAATTGGTCTTATACAGATCGTGACCAATTGACTAGTACTATCTTTATTGATGAAGAAGGTGTTTTAACCGGCCATGATTCGGATGGGTGTGAGTATCTTGGTTACTTGGATCTCATTAATCCTCGATACAATGTATACCGTGCCAAGCTTGAAGTGATTGAATGTGGATCGGTGAATGACGAATACGAAGGAGTTGCTTTTATAAATGAAAATACATTGGCGGTACAAATCGCTAATAAAAAGTATGCGCTGTTCTATGCATTTGAGAAAAAATAATAACATCTTTACTAACAGGCAATACGACTATGTCTGTCGCAAAATACTATCCTTTTAATGGTGAGCGAGGGCGATTACGTCTTGGTCTGAGCACTATTGAATGTTCTGAATGGATTCAGTATGAAGATGATTTCGCTGATAGAATTAAAGAGAAAGAGAATCTTATAAAGGCTCAAGGTAAGAAAGTCTTGGATGCAGTGCCTGCTAGTCTTGCGGCGCAACAAGAGCTCTTGAATATCTTGCTGGATAATATACAACGCTACCATGCAGCTAGATTTGTGGTCTCTGATGGTGAAATTGCAAGCAAAAATAATAATAAACGTTACATTATCGCAAGTTATGAAAATAATCCGCTTGAGTTGGTAAGTTATTTGGTGGCAGACGATTTTTGTTTGTTAGAGGAGGTTGATGAAGATTATAAACTTGTTGCAGCATCTATTTGTGCACCAACATGGTGGACACTTGCAGAAAAAATGGGCAAGTCACTTGCAAGTATTCATGCTCCTATAGCAAATCTAGAAGAAAAAATTGGCCGTATGATTCGCCATTTTTTAAAGAACTTGAAGGTTGAAGATTGTTATCAGCGCTCAAATTGGTTTTTATTTTCGCGCCCTGATCTTTGCGTGTTCCCAAATAGTTTTGATATGTATGAAAGCATGGTTAATGTCGATCTAGAGAATATTGAAGATCGACTGTATCTGCGTAGCGAGCGACAAACTTTTCGTAGATTAGAGAACACAAATACCATTGTATTTGGCATTAAGGTGTATGTTGAGTCTATAAGCATTGTAAAAAAGCATCCTGCAATTGCAAAAGATTTAGTCATTGCGCTAAACACTATGACAGCAGAACAAAAACATGCTTTAGGAATTGAGTTTGTAGAAAATTCTCTTGTAAGTTATCTACAACAGTACTTGTAGGATGTGAGTGTTTTAAATGCTGTTGAAACACCAACTGCAATATATATGAATTCTAGCACCCAGATTTGTAAGACCTCGGCCATCAATAATTACAAGTTAGTGACTTATCTGTATTTAACTGCTTAGTCTACGAATGTTACGTAATCATTTTACGTTCGCTTAACAATGCATTAAGCTACCACCGCGTAATATTTGGGTTTGAACTATGCTGAACTTCACACTATTGACAGTTCACAGATAAGTCACACACAATATTTCACCATGGAGGGGTGGCCGAGTGGTTAAAGGCGACGGACTGTAAATCCGTTCTCTCTGAGTACGTTGGTTCGAATCCAGCCCCCTCCACCAGACATGCGCATGGCTACTATGCGCGAATTAAGTATGACAAAGTCATGCTTTCTAGTTTTTGCGGGTGTAGTTCAATGGTAGAACCCCAGCCTTCCAAGCTGATGATGTCGGTTCGATCCCGATCACCCGCTCCATAATTCTTATTGGGTACTTTCGAATTCATTATCCTAACGGCCTAGCAGCAGCGAAAGCTAATAAAAGATGATCCAATATCCATCAACTATCCCAAGAGCACTAATAAATAGTGCTGCAACGACTAAATTCTGCGTTTACAATTGCGCCCAATAATTATTTGCCCGCATAGCTCAGTCGGTAGAGCGCATCCATGGTAAGGATGAGGTCAACAGTTCGATTCTGTTTGCGGGCTCCATGAATAAAGAAGACAACTTCAAAAAATGTAGGCCCAGATAGTGGGTGAGTTAATAAATTGAGGGTAAAAGAAAATGTCGAAAGAGAAGTTTGAGCGTAATAAGCCGCATGTGAATGTGGGCACGATCGGTCACGTAGACCATGGCAAGACCACCTTAACGGCGGCGTTAACTAAAGTGATGGCCGAGGCCCAAGGTGGCGAATTCAAAGCCTATGATCAGATTGACAATGCTCCGGAAGAGCGCGAGCGCGGCATCACCATTGCAACGGCTCACGTAGAATACGAAAGCACGAATCGCCACTATGCACACGTAGATTGTCCGGGACACGCGGATTACGTAAAGAACATGATTACCGGTGCAGCGCAAATGGACGGAGCGATTTTGGTATGCAGTGCTGCCGACGGCCCGATGCCACAAACGCGTGAGCACATCCTTCTTGCACGACAAGTCGGTGTACCGTACATCCTGGTATACATGAACAAAGCCGATCAAGTGGATGACGCCGAATTACTTGAATTAGTAGAAATGGAAATCCGAGATCTACTCTCTACCTACGAATTCCCAGGCGACGACACTCCGATTGTGATCGGATCAGCGCTTAAGGCCCTAGAAGGCGACACCTCCGATATCGGTGTACCGTCGATTATCAAACTCGTAGAAGAAATGGATGCTTTCATTCCAGAACCAGTGCGTGCGATCGAAGGTGACTACCTCATGCCGGTGGAAGACGTATTCTCCATCTCAGGACGTGGCACCGTAGTAACCGGTCGTATTGAGCGTGGTGTAGTGAATGTAGGGGATGAAATTGAGATTGTAGGCATCAAAGAGACCGCCAAGACCACCTGTACCGGCGTGGAAATGTTCCGCAAACTACTGGATCGTGGAGAAGCGGGTGACAACGTAGGGGTATTACTACGTGGCACCAAGCGTGAAGAAGTGGAACGCGGGCAAGTGCTGTGTAAGCCTGGTAGCATCAATCCTCACACCAAATTCGAAGCGGAAATCTACATTTTGAGCAAAGAAGAAGGTGGGCGTCATACCCCATTCTTCAACGGCTATCGTCCCCAGTTCTACTTCAGAACTACCGACGTGACCGGCGCATGTGAACTTCCTGCAGGGACCGAGATGGTCATGCCGGGTGATAACGTACAAATGACCGTGACCATGATTGCCCCGATTGCGATGGACGAAGGCTTACGCTTTGCGATCCGTGAAGGTGGGCGTACCGTAGGTGCTGGTGTCGTGGCCAAAATTATTGAGTAAGATATAGTTTCAGGGATAGAGTGGTTGGTTAAAAACCATACTGCCTATCTCTTCTGATAGCGTAAAAATAGATTTAATCTGAGTCAATAAACACGTTATAATTTCTTGTTTGGCGATTGCTAGGCGTATATCGGTTAAAGGCCAGTAGCTCAATTGGCAGAGCGGCGGTCTCCAAAACCGCAGGTTGGGGGTTCGATTCCCTCCTGGCCTGCCATAATGTGTGAAATCTGAGCTAAATCACGAGTAACCCCTACACGTAAATTATTTTGATATGACTGGAAAAGCTGAAGCAACAACTGCAGGCGGCATGGATGTCTTTAAGCTGGTAATTGCTGCTGCAATTGTACTGGCAGGTCTAGCGGCATTTTATGTGTACGTAGATTATCCGTTGTTATATCGGGTACTAGGAATAGTGGCTGCTGTATTAGTTGCAGCGATAATTGCGTTTACAACTGAGCGTGGCCGAACACTAGCAAGTTTTATGAAAGATGCGCGTACTGAGGTACGCAAAATGGTTTGGCCAACGAGAGGTGAGACCTTGCAAACTACTCTTGTGGTATTTGTAGTAGTCATTCTTTTGGCGCTATTTTTATGGATCATTGATCGCATATTAACGGCTTTAATACAGTACGTAATCTGATAAGAGTTTATTGATGTCTATGCAATGGTATGTAGTGCATGCGTATTCTGGTTTTGAAAATCAGGTACAGCGAGCGTTAGGTGAAAGAATTGAGCGCCTAGGCATGCAGGAAAAGTTTGGCGAAATTATGGTGCCAGTTGAAGAAGTGGTAGAGATGCGAGAGGGGCAGAAGCGTCGCAGTGAACGAAAGTTTTTCCCCGGTTATGTTTTAGTAAAAATGGAAATGGACGACGACAGTTGGCACTTAGTGAAAGATTGTCCAAAAGTGCTTGGTTTTATTGGCGGTTCATCAGACAAGCCTGCGGCAATAAGTGAAGCAGAGGCTCAAAACATATTGCAGCGTATGCAAGAAGGTGTGGATGCGCCGAAACCGAAGGTTCTATTCGAGCCTGGAGAAGTGGTACGTGTTACCGATGGGCCATTCAATGATTTTAATGGCGTAGTTGAAGAAGTGAACTATGAAAAGAGTCGCATGTTAGTTGCAGTACAGATTTTTGGTCGATCGACTCCAGTTGAGCTTGAGTTTGGTCAGGTTGAGAAAGGCTAAAGAAAGATTAAAAAAGAAATTTACTCGGCAAATAAACCCGATGAATAAACAAGCGAAAATTAAAAGATAATGGCTAAGAAAGTAGACGCATACATAAAATTACAGGTTCCTGCGAGTGAGGCAAACCCAAGTCCACCAGTGGGTCCTGCGCTAGGTCAACATGGCGTAAATATTATGGAGTTTTGCAAAGCATTTAACGCGCAAACTCAAAATATGGAAAAAGGCATGCCAGTACCTGTCGTAATTACTGTCTATACCGATAAGAGTTTTACGTTTATAACTAAAACACCACCTGCAGCCATCTTGCTTAAGAAAGCAGCAGGCTTAGCTAAAGGCAGTGGCCGTCCAAACACTGAAAAAGTTGGCAAAGTAAATCGTGCGCAACTTGAAGAAATTGCGAAGACAAAAATGCCTGATATCACTGCTGCCGATATGGATGCAGCCGTTCGCACCATTGCAGGAAGTGCTAGAAGTATGGGAATAGACGTTGAGGGAGTATCGTAATGGCAAAAGAAGGAAAAAATTTACGCGCTGCGCGCGAAAAAGTTGAATTGGAAAAGTCTTACATGCCGACTGAAGGCATTAGCTTAGTCAAAGAATGCGCAACTGCAAAATTTAATGAGTCTGTTGATGTAAGTATAAACCTTGGTGTTGACCCTAGAAAATCTGAACAAAACGTTAGAGGATCAACAGTATTGCCGAATGGCACAGGTAAAACAGTTCGTGTCGCAGTGTTTGCGGAAGGTGCTCAAGCGGATGCAGCGAAAGCTGCGGGTGCAGATCTAGTGGGTTTAGAAGATTTAGCAGAGCAAGTTAAAAAAGGTGAGATGGATTTTGATATTGCTATAGCGGCACCGGATGCGATGCGTGTTGTGGGCCAATTAGGGCAGATTCTCGGCCCGCGTGGCTTAATGCCTAACCCTAAAGTAGGCACTGTATCTGCGGATGTTGCCACGGCGGTAAAGAACGCTAAAGCGGGTCAAGTGCAGTTTAAAACCGAGAAAGGCGGAGTTGTGCATTGCTCTATAGGTAGTGTGCAATTTGAAGTACAGAAACTTGAAGAGAACCTAAAAGCCTTAATTGCAGATTTAGTAAAAGCCAAACCATCTTCTGCTAAAGGTGTATACATTAAGAAAGTTGTGATCTCATCTACCATGGGTGTAGGCGTGACCTTAGATCAAACAGCTTTGGCATAGATAGAAATTGAAATATATAAAAGTAACTGTAGTTGCTTTTATATATAAGTAATTGGGTGTTGTTTCTAGATTATTGAATTAAGAAACAACCGTCCAAGACCGTAGGTGCAGCATCATATGGGTGTTGCTTAATGAGGAGGCTCAGCCTGCGTAGACTGTGTACCCCAAATCAGGAACATAAATTCCTGAGTTGGTTGCACTGTAAGGGGAATGCATTGATTGGTCTTTTGAAAAGGCTAAATCGCATTCATGTTTTTATAAACACCTTGTGTGTATTGTTAACTCAGAGGACCCCATTGTGGCCTTACAACTTGAACAAAAGCAGGCGATCGTATCCGAAGTCTCGCAAGTTGCAGCTGATGCGCATTCTGCTATCGCAGCAGAATACCGTGGACTAACCGTTGGTGAACTAACTGAATTGCGTGCTAAGGCGCGTGAAACAGGCGTTTATCTAAAAGTCGTAAAAAACACTCTAGCCAAACGTGCCTTAGAAGGTACGCCATATGAGTGTATGCGCGATGGTTTGGTTGGTCCGCTAGTGTTGGCGTTTTCGCAAGAAGACCCCGGTTCTGCGGCAAGACTTGTGAAAGATTTTGCGAAACAAAACGATTTGCTTGCGGTAAAGATGATCTCCATTGGTGGAGAGTTATTAGATGTTTCAGAACTAACGAAGTTATCTAGCTTACCAACTAAAGATCAGGCAATTAGTTTGCTTATGGCTGTTATGAAAGCGCCAGTTGAGAAATTTGTGCGTACTCTTAATGAGCCGCATGGAAAACTGGTTCGGACTATTGCTGCGGTGAGAGATCAAAAGCAATCTGCTGATTAATGGTTAAAGTTAAGTTTTAAGCGTTATTGATTTGGGTAATTATTTTTAATTTAGGAGTAGAAAATGGCTGTTTCAAAAGAAGACATACTTGAGACGATTTCAGAAATGAGCGTAATGGAAGTGGTAGATCTAATCTCTGCTATGGAAGAAAAGTTTGGTGTATCTGCAGCAGCAGCTGTAGCAGCAGCACCTGCAGCTGGCGGTGACGCCGGTGCAGCAGCAGAAGAGAAGACTGAGTTTGATGTTGTAATGAGTAGTTTTGGTGGCAACAAAGTTGCTGTCATTAAAGTCGTTCGTGCAGTTACTGGTCTTGGCTTGAAAGAAGCAAAAGAAATGGTAGAAGGTGCGCCTTCAACTGTTAAGGAAGCAGCAACGAAAGACGAAGCTGAAGATATCAAAAAGCAATTGGAAGAGGCTGGCGCAGCTGTAGAGCTCAAGTAGTTGCTACTAGCGTTAGTGTTTAATTTTGCCAAACAACGTATTCATGCGTTGTTTGGTTATATTTGTGTCTGCATTTTGACCACGGGGTAATTCCATGGCGTATAGCTATACCGAGAAGAAAAGAATTCGCAAAGATTTTGGCAAACGTCCTGAAATCTTAGCTGTTCCATATATGTTGCAAATACAACTGGCTTCCTATCGCCGGTTTTTGCAAGAAGATGCTACGAAAGAAGATCGTCAGACTTCTGGCTTGAATGGTGCGTTTGGCTCCATTTTTCCAATCATAAGTTATTCCGGTAATGTTGAACTGCAGTATGTAAGTTATCGTTTAGAAGAGCCGGCGTTTGAGGTAAAGGAATGCCAGCTGCGTGGATTGACTTATAGTGCTCCTTTGAAGGTGCTGTTGCGTCTTGTTATCTATGATAAAGATGCGCCTGCAAGTGCTAAGAAGGTTAAAGATGTAAAAGAGCAAGAAGTGTACATGGGCGAATTGCCGCTTATGACGGACACCGGTGCGTTTGTTATTAATGGCACAGAACGGGTAATTGTTTCTCAGTTGCATCGTTCTCCAGGAGTGTTCT
It contains:
- a CDS encoding transglycosylase SLT domain-containing protein, which translates into the protein MLLICLPLQIQAEFYVYKEDDGTSWITDRKMPQEKYTLMATIGRPTAVVSCRKMTPTKLEKRASSYTDTIEAYSIAYEVDPKLVKAIIATESCFDRKAISSVGARGLMQLMPATAKELGVKDSFNANQNIRGGIKYFSQMLTRFNDNTELALAAYNAGPNAVEKYGGIPPYAETKGYVKKVLKRYANYVAKSSTAAY
- a CDS encoding biotin--[acetyl-CoA-carboxylase] ligase, with product MAQILVNPKNCETVSEPLREKSIRRHLSAQDRDDIKSIHVFPNISSTNDYLLENALDCKQVSVCVAEQQTQGRGRYGHQWVSPAAVNLYLSMSWPLQVWRQEYETLSLWLLIAIAELLEKHGCKHIQLKWPNDVCVEGNKLAGILIERKVNQTRNNLIIGVGLNVAMSLNDNVEIETPWVDLISIKPDWQLSRNELAAELISSFLKTLAKLEENQLCDLNNKWRQYDMLMNKKIEFLHKEKINIGCVKGINNLGQIVLDINGKFEHMHSTYISEIKPIGNS
- a CDS encoding type III pantothenate kinase, which gives rise to MVKLLLDLGNSRCKFAIVENGRLEQNDTHNYGPFGKLYSVKSLCDQYSDASEVIISSVLSAEMNSQIKDTLLNDSVKNIYFLDPTENSFGISLAYADASTLGVDRVAALIAVNEKYSGNNCIVDCGTAVTIDALDAKGVHQGGVILPGIESMRKTLMENTKIEITNTEEAEFNVFSKTTGSAIRAGCISAVVGGIEYVVNRMVSDYDGFDQVVLTGGDAEFIESYLSLPVKFDESLVLDGLKVVSQNI
- a CDS encoding DUF3445 domain-containing protein; this translates as MSVAKYYPFNGERGRLRLGLSTIECSEWIQYEDDFADRIKEKENLIKAQGKKVLDAVPASLAAQQELLNILLDNIQRYHAARFVVSDGEIASKNNNKRYIIASYENNPLELVSYLVADDFCLLEEVDEDYKLVAASICAPTWWTLAEKMGKSLASIHAPIANLEEKIGRMIRHFLKNLKVEDCYQRSNWFLFSRPDLCVFPNSFDMYESMVNVDLENIEDRLYLRSERQTFRRLENTNTIVFGIKVYVESISIVKKHPAIAKDLVIALNTMTAEQKHALGIEFVENSLVSYLQQYL
- the tuf gene encoding elongation factor Tu, with the translated sequence MSKEKFERNKPHVNVGTIGHVDHGKTTLTAALTKVMAEAQGGEFKAYDQIDNAPEERERGITIATAHVEYESTNRHYAHVDCPGHADYVKNMITGAAQMDGAILVCSAADGPMPQTREHILLARQVGVPYILVYMNKADQVDDAELLELVEMEIRDLLSTYEFPGDDTPIVIGSALKALEGDTSDIGVPSIIKLVEEMDAFIPEPVRAIEGDYLMPVEDVFSISGRGTVVTGRIERGVVNVGDEIEIVGIKETAKTTCTGVEMFRKLLDRGEAGDNVGVLLRGTKREEVERGQVLCKPGSINPHTKFEAEIYILSKEEGGRHTPFFNGYRPQFYFRTTDVTGACELPAGTEMVMPGDNVQMTVTMIAPIAMDEGLRFAIREGGRTVGAGVVAKIIE
- the secE gene encoding preprotein translocase subunit SecE; this translates as MTGKAEATTAGGMDVFKLVIAAAIVLAGLAAFYVYVDYPLLYRVLGIVAAVLVAAIIAFTTERGRTLASFMKDARTEVRKMVWPTRGETLQTTLVVFVVVILLALFLWIIDRILTALIQYVI
- the nusG gene encoding transcription termination/antitermination protein NusG yields the protein MSMQWYVVHAYSGFENQVQRALGERIERLGMQEKFGEIMVPVEEVVEMREGQKRRSERKFFPGYVLVKMEMDDDSWHLVKDCPKVLGFIGGSSDKPAAISEAEAQNILQRMQEGVDAPKPKVLFEPGEVVRVTDGPFNDFNGVVEEVNYEKSRMLVAVQIFGRSTPVELEFGQVEKG
- the rplK gene encoding 50S ribosomal protein L11, with protein sequence MAKKVDAYIKLQVPASEANPSPPVGPALGQHGVNIMEFCKAFNAQTQNMEKGMPVPVVITVYTDKSFTFITKTPPAAILLKKAAGLAKGSGRPNTEKVGKVNRAQLEEIAKTKMPDITAADMDAAVRTIAGSARSMGIDVEGVS
- the rplA gene encoding 50S ribosomal protein L1 — encoded protein: MAKEGKNLRAAREKVELEKSYMPTEGISLVKECATAKFNESVDVSINLGVDPRKSEQNVRGSTVLPNGTGKTVRVAVFAEGAQADAAKAAGADLVGLEDLAEQVKKGEMDFDIAIAAPDAMRVVGQLGQILGPRGLMPNPKVGTVSADVATAVKNAKAGQVQFKTEKGGVVHCSIGSVQFEVQKLEENLKALIADLVKAKPSSAKGVYIKKVVISSTMGVGVTLDQTALA